Proteins encoded in a region of the Roseateles sp. SL47 genome:
- a CDS encoding SDR family NAD(P)-dependent oxidoreductase: protein MTPAPSSAPIALITGGSRGLGRNAALHLVQKQMDVILTYRSSQDEALAVVQQIEAQGGRAAALQLDVSQTATFPAFVASLQALLARHWQRARIDHLVNNGGTGLHLPLAQTTEAQFDALLNVHLKGPFFLTQALAPMIQDGGSILNISSGLTRFAVPGYGAYATMKGGLEVLSRYLAKELGSRGIRVNTLAPGAIETDFNGGALRSNAELNRFVASVTALGRAGLPDDIGPVVASLLSEDSHWITAQRIEASGGMFV from the coding sequence ATGACCCCCGCGCCTTCTTCCGCTCCCATCGCCCTGATCACCGGCGGCAGCCGTGGCCTGGGCCGCAATGCCGCCCTGCATCTGGTGCAAAAACAGATGGATGTCATCCTCACCTATCGCAGCAGCCAGGACGAGGCCCTGGCCGTTGTGCAGCAGATCGAAGCCCAGGGCGGCCGTGCCGCAGCCCTGCAGCTGGACGTGAGCCAGACCGCCACCTTCCCGGCCTTTGTCGCGTCACTGCAGGCGCTGCTGGCCCGGCACTGGCAGCGGGCGCGCATCGACCACCTGGTCAACAACGGCGGTACCGGCCTTCACCTGCCACTGGCGCAGACCACCGAAGCCCAGTTCGACGCGTTGCTGAACGTCCACCTCAAGGGTCCGTTCTTCCTGACCCAGGCCCTGGCGCCGATGATTCAGGACGGCGGCAGCATCCTCAACATCTCGTCCGGCCTGACCCGCTTCGCCGTGCCGGGATACGGCGCCTACGCCACGATGAAGGGCGGCCTGGAGGTGCTGTCCCGTTATCTGGCGAAGGAACTGGGCAGCCGGGGCATCCGCGTCAATACGCTGGCCCCGGGCGCCATCGAGACCGACTTCAACGGCGGCGCCTTGCGCAGCAATGCGGAACTCAACCGCTTTGTGGCCAGCGTGACCGCGCTGGGGCGTGCCGGCCTGCCGGACGACATCGGGCCGGTGGTGGCCTCGCTGCTATCGGAGGACAGCCACTGGATCACCGCGCAGCGCATTGAAGCCAGCGGCGGGATGTTTGTGTAA